One Halobaculum sp. CBA1158 DNA segment encodes these proteins:
- a CDS encoding MATE family efflux transporter: protein MLDVSTEEITEGRLGRALAFLSIPIVAQQLAVVAQSVVDVLWLGRLSGEAVAAVGLVAPLIGLMTAVTGGVFTGEHVLVSQRVGEGDERGASRAVFHALVAAVAVMLAMVAITGVFGRQLTSLFDPGPEVVALGAVYLATMAIAYTVSAVSDVFEYGFIGAGDSRTPLFVNLLSIGISVGLDPILIFGFVDNPLFGMLGLGGLESSLYAATGYAGSGIAGAAYATAVGFGVGALVMIAAALSSRRGFTFHLDAAGLDLDEFRELVEVGAPKAGQSAARQVARLIVVAIVSFAGGAAALTAYTVGARIATVVFVPAAAIGSAGTTLVGQNLGADRPDRATRATWLGVGVGTVGLGSLGIVQYLVPELIATAFVPGIGGEALTLTVAYLQILAFGYWALGAIWTVEAGFNGAGRTDVSMYSTMLQYWAVRVPVAAVGAYVLGWGALGPFWAITASNVVAAVGLVGYFRYSTGRGLHERAAEDAGGDAGDGATAADD from the coding sequence ATGTTGGACGTGTCGACCGAAGAGATCACCGAGGGGCGGCTGGGACGGGCGCTGGCGTTCCTGTCGATCCCCATCGTGGCCCAGCAGCTCGCGGTGGTCGCCCAGAGCGTCGTCGACGTGCTCTGGCTCGGTCGCCTCAGCGGCGAGGCCGTCGCGGCCGTCGGGCTCGTCGCGCCGCTGATCGGGCTGATGACGGCGGTCACCGGCGGCGTGTTCACCGGCGAGCACGTCCTCGTCTCCCAGCGCGTCGGCGAGGGGGACGAGCGAGGGGCCAGCCGGGCGGTGTTCCACGCGCTGGTCGCCGCCGTCGCTGTGATGCTGGCGATGGTCGCGATCACCGGCGTCTTCGGGCGACAGCTCACGTCGCTGTTCGACCCCGGACCCGAGGTCGTCGCCCTCGGAGCCGTCTACCTCGCGACGATGGCGATCGCATACACCGTCTCCGCCGTCAGCGACGTGTTCGAGTACGGCTTCATCGGCGCGGGCGACTCGCGCACGCCGCTGTTCGTGAACCTCCTGTCGATCGGTATCAGCGTCGGGCTCGACCCGATCCTCATCTTCGGCTTCGTCGACAATCCCCTGTTCGGAATGCTCGGACTCGGGGGTCTCGAGTCGTCGCTGTACGCCGCGACCGGCTACGCCGGCTCGGGGATCGCCGGGGCCGCCTACGCGACGGCGGTCGGCTTCGGCGTCGGCGCGCTCGTGATGATCGCGGCGGCGCTGTCCTCGCGTCGCGGCTTCACCTTCCACCTCGACGCCGCCGGCCTCGACCTCGACGAGTTCCGGGAGCTGGTCGAGGTCGGCGCGCCGAAGGCGGGCCAGTCGGCCGCCCGGCAGGTCGCCCGGCTGATCGTCGTCGCGATCGTCTCGTTCGCCGGCGGCGCGGCCGCGCTGACCGCCTACACCGTCGGCGCGCGCATCGCGACGGTCGTGTTCGTCCCGGCGGCCGCCATCGGCTCGGCGGGGACGACCCTCGTGGGCCAGAACCTCGGCGCGGACCGCCCCGACCGCGCGACGCGCGCGACGTGGCTCGGCGTCGGCGTCGGGACCGTCGGCCTCGGCTCGCTGGGGATCGTCCAGTACCTCGTCCCGGAGCTCATCGCGACGGCGTTCGTCCCCGGGATTGGGGGCGAGGCGCTGACGCTGACGGTCGCGTACCTCCAGATCCTCGCGTTCGGCTACTGGGCGCTGGGCGCGATCTGGACGGTCGAGGCGGGCTTCAACGGCGCGGGTCGGACCGACGTGAGCATGTACTCGACGATGCTGCAGTACTGGGCGGTCCGCGTCCCGGTCGCCGCGGTCGGCGCGTACGTGCTCGGCTGGGGAGCGCTCGGACCGTTCTGGGCGATCACGGCGTCGAACGTCGTCGCCGCCGTCGGGTTGGTCGGCTACTTCCGCTACTCCACGGGACGGGGGCTCCACGAGCGCGCGGCCGAGGACGCCGGCGGCGACGCGGGCGACGGCGCGACTGCGGCCGACGACTGA
- a CDS encoding DUF460 domain-containing protein produces the protein MNARTSALDSLVFGVDIQSGDIRGDAPSYALVVFDGESFERDVVSHRKLRRRIEDEEPAIVATDNAYELAADKDALVRFLRALPHGTALVQVTGDERPEPLSRVAARHGVPYGKKPMKEAEASARLAAANVGYEVSAFTNTTTVKVSRGRSTGKGGWSQDRYTRRIHGNVKRRAREVESELDDAGLDYEVDITEKYGGYQNAVFSVEARPQDIPVSAGRGGDTRVEIDRERRDGIEFEPLVKRRDRVVVGIDPGTTTAAAVVGLDGTVFDVFSTRTADTAAVIEWLIERGRPVIVAADVTPMPETVETFRRSFDAAGWTPESDLPIDEKLHRTREEAYDNDHERDALAAALFAVDDHADQFERIGRQIPAGVDRAEVIARVVADEQSVEGALSDLRDDDGEDDEESGPEPRELTDEEKRIRDLEEQVERLDEHVADLKETIERKDDRIDELETELSDARREERMEARRDREVTRIRRENDRLERERDEAEETVEELEEKLARLKTLWKLDHDDFAEVSKGRDLVSVKTVDQFTKRAIRRADEQYGLAAGDVVYLRDASGAGQATAERLAETEPRVVLRTGGLSDVAREVLFDHEIPVGPADDVAIQEVDELAVARESDVEDVIDDWERRAAEREREQTEAMVDEIISEHRAGEAERT, from the coding sequence GTGAACGCCCGGACGAGCGCGCTCGACTCCCTCGTGTTCGGAGTCGACATCCAAAGCGGTGACATCCGGGGCGACGCGCCCTCTTACGCGCTCGTCGTCTTCGACGGCGAGTCGTTCGAGCGGGACGTGGTCTCACACCGGAAGCTCCGCCGGCGCATCGAGGACGAGGAGCCCGCCATCGTCGCCACCGACAACGCCTACGAACTCGCGGCCGACAAGGACGCGCTCGTGCGATTCCTCCGCGCGCTCCCCCACGGCACGGCGCTGGTGCAGGTGACCGGAGACGAGCGACCCGAGCCGCTCTCACGAGTCGCCGCCCGCCACGGCGTCCCGTACGGCAAGAAGCCGATGAAGGAGGCGGAGGCCAGCGCCCGCCTCGCGGCCGCGAACGTCGGCTACGAGGTGTCCGCTTTCACGAACACGACGACCGTGAAGGTGTCCAGGGGTCGCTCGACGGGCAAGGGCGGCTGGAGCCAGGACCGCTACACCCGCCGGATCCACGGGAACGTGAAGCGCCGCGCTCGCGAGGTCGAGTCCGAACTGGACGACGCGGGGCTCGACTACGAGGTCGACATCACGGAGAAGTACGGCGGCTACCAGAACGCCGTCTTCTCCGTGGAGGCACGCCCCCAGGACATTCCGGTAAGCGCGGGTCGCGGGGGAGACACCCGCGTCGAGATCGACCGCGAGCGACGCGACGGGATCGAGTTCGAGCCGCTGGTGAAGCGCCGCGACCGCGTCGTCGTCGGGATCGACCCGGGGACGACCACCGCCGCCGCCGTCGTGGGGCTCGACGGCACCGTCTTCGACGTGTTCTCCACCAGGACCGCCGACACCGCCGCGGTGATCGAGTGGCTGATCGAGCGCGGGCGACCGGTCATCGTCGCCGCCGACGTGACGCCGATGCCCGAGACGGTCGAGACGTTCCGTCGGAGCTTCGACGCCGCCGGCTGGACGCCCGAGTCGGACCTCCCGATCGACGAGAAGCTCCACAGGACCCGCGAGGAGGCGTACGACAACGACCACGAGCGCGACGCGCTGGCCGCGGCGCTGTTCGCGGTCGACGACCACGCCGACCAGTTCGAGCGCATCGGTCGGCAGATCCCCGCCGGCGTCGACCGCGCGGAGGTGATCGCCAGGGTCGTCGCCGACGAGCAGTCAGTCGAGGGGGCGCTGTCGGACCTGCGGGACGACGACGGCGAGGACGACGAGGAGTCGGGACCCGAGCCGCGCGAACTCACCGACGAGGAAAAGCGGATCCGCGACCTGGAGGAGCAGGTCGAGCGGCTCGACGAGCACGTCGCGGACCTGAAGGAGACGATCGAGCGGAAGGACGACAGGATCGACGAACTGGAGACGGAGCTGTCGGACGCCCGCCGCGAGGAGCGCATGGAGGCCCGCCGCGACCGCGAGGTCACCCGGATTCGCCGGGAGAACGACCGACTGGAGCGCGAGCGCGACGAGGCCGAGGAGACCGTCGAGGAACTCGAGGAGAAGCTCGCGCGGCTCAAGACGCTGTGGAAGCTCGACCACGACGACTTCGCGGAGGTCTCGAAGGGCCGAGACCTCGTGTCCGTGAAGACCGTCGATCAGTTCACCAAGCGGGCGATCCGCCGGGCCGACGAGCAGTACGGACTCGCCGCCGGCGACGTGGTGTACCTCCGTGACGCCTCCGGAGCCGGGCAGGCGACCGCCGAACGCCTCGCCGAGACCGAGCCCCGCGTCGTGTTGCGGACGGGCGGGCTCTCCGACGTCGCCCGAGAGGTGCTGTTCGACCACGAGATCCCCGTCGGTCCCGCCGACGACGTGGCGATCCAGGAGGTCGACGAACTCGCAGTCGCCCGCGAGAGCGACGTGGAGGACGTGATCGACGACTGGGAACGCCGCGCCGCCGAGCGCGAGCGCGAGCAGACGGAGGCGATGGTCGACGAGATCATCTCCGAACATCGGGCAGGCGAGGCCGAGCGAACGTAG
- the pdhA gene encoding pyruvate dehydrogenase (acetyl-transferring) E1 component subunit alpha, giving the protein MSTLERDPRDGMVQVLDEDGGVVGDVPDLSEEEFVAMYRHMKLARHFDERAVSLQRQGRMGTYPPLSGQEGAQVGSAMALAEDDWMIPSYREHGAAMVRGLSLEQTLLYWMGDERGSLVPEEANVFTPAVPIASQIPHATGMAWADKLQGDGETDTAFICYFGDGATSEGDFHEGLNFAGVFDTPTVFFCNNNQWAISVPRERQTNSETLAQKAVAYGFEGVQIDGMDPLAVYKATTEALEKARNPGEGERRPTLIEAVQYRFGAHTTADDPSVYREEDEVEKWKAKDPIPRLEEFLRNQGILDDERVAEVEESVREAVANAIDAAESTVRPDPGSMFDHVFAEQSPELRRQAEEFAQLREEYGDEAFLEE; this is encoded by the coding sequence GTGAGCACGCTCGAGCGCGACCCCCGCGACGGCATGGTGCAGGTCCTGGACGAGGACGGGGGCGTCGTCGGCGACGTGCCGGACCTCTCCGAGGAGGAGTTCGTCGCGATGTACCGTCACATGAAACTCGCCCGCCACTTCGACGAGCGGGCGGTGTCTCTCCAGCGACAGGGGCGGATGGGGACGTACCCGCCGCTGTCCGGCCAGGAGGGAGCGCAGGTCGGCTCCGCGATGGCGCTGGCCGAGGACGACTGGATGATCCCCTCCTACCGCGAACACGGCGCGGCGATGGTTCGCGGGCTCTCGCTGGAACAGACGCTGCTGTACTGGATGGGCGACGAGCGCGGGAGCCTCGTCCCAGAGGAGGCGAACGTCTTCACGCCCGCCGTGCCGATCGCCAGCCAGATCCCCCACGCGACGGGGATGGCCTGGGCGGACAAGCTGCAGGGCGACGGCGAGACCGACACCGCCTTCATCTGCTACTTCGGCGACGGGGCGACCAGCGAGGGCGACTTCCACGAGGGATTGAACTTCGCGGGCGTGTTCGACACGCCGACGGTGTTCTTCTGCAACAACAACCAGTGGGCCATCTCGGTTCCCAGGGAGCGCCAGACGAACAGCGAGACGCTGGCGCAGAAGGCCGTCGCCTACGGCTTCGAGGGCGTCCAGATCGACGGAATGGACCCGCTGGCGGTGTACAAGGCGACGACGGAGGCGCTGGAGAAGGCGAGGAATCCCGGCGAGGGCGAGCGCCGCCCGACGCTGATCGAGGCGGTCCAGTACCGCTTCGGCGCGCACACCACCGCCGACGACCCCAGCGTCTACCGCGAGGAGGACGAGGTGGAGAAGTGGAAGGCGAAGGACCCGATCCCCCGCCTGGAGGAGTTCCTCCGGAACCAGGGGATCCTCGACGACGAGCGCGTCGCCGAGGTAGAGGAGTCCGTCCGCGAGGCGGTCGCCAACGCCATCGACGCCGCCGAGTCGACGGTGCGGCCCGACCCCGGATCGATGTTCGATCACGTGTTCGCCGAGCAGTCCCCCGAACTGCGGCGGCAGGCCGAGGAGTTCGCACAGCTTCGCGAGGAGTACGGCGACGAGGCGTTCCTGGAGGAGTGA
- a CDS encoding dihydrolipoamide acetyltransferase family protein, whose amino-acid sequence MAEKEFKLPDVGEGVAEGELVNWLVDPGDTVTEDQPVAEVETDKALVEVPSPYNGTVKQLHVEEGQMVPVGDVIVTYEVADEEGEAGSDGTAEESTDESAEATGSAAAETAETAEAGDDADDSADAADTSAAGDAADDADETPAPSSGRVFAPPSARRAARELGVDIAAVEGSGPGGRVTEGDVRAHVESDGAPDTGAAGDADGGDSSGPKPVDIDGKRSAVSRKNGDGEAAGADASASAASSVEAAGRDRTLAVPATRKAAEEAGVDIDDVPTDETRDGEAFVSTEQVQQYAQAVKEAKAAEAAAESATAGGDGATATAEGGDGEAAPSAASASREPETVPYRGVRRTIGTQMAESKYTAPHVSHHDTAVVDDLVDTRAELKARAAERDVKLTYMPFVMKAIVAGLKQFPYLNSELREDDEEILLKKEYNVGIAVATDAGLMVPVVEDVDEKGLLRIAEEVNDLAARARDRKLAREEMQGGTFTITNFGAVGGEYATPIINYPETAIMGLGAIDERPVAEDGEVRAAHTLPLSLSIDHRVIDGAEAGRFTNFVMERLENPELLLLE is encoded by the coding sequence ATGGCCGAGAAGGAGTTCAAACTCCCCGACGTCGGCGAGGGCGTCGCAGAGGGGGAGCTCGTCAACTGGCTGGTCGACCCCGGCGACACCGTCACCGAGGACCAGCCGGTCGCCGAGGTCGAGACGGACAAGGCGCTCGTGGAGGTCCCGTCCCCGTACAACGGGACGGTGAAGCAACTGCACGTCGAGGAGGGCCAGATGGTCCCCGTCGGCGACGTGATCGTCACTTACGAGGTCGCGGACGAGGAGGGCGAGGCCGGGAGCGACGGGACGGCCGAGGAATCCACCGACGAGTCCGCGGAAGCGACGGGATCGGCCGCCGCTGAGACCGCCGAGACCGCCGAGGCTGGAGACGACGCGGATGACTCGGCCGACGCGGCCGACACGAGCGCCGCCGGCGACGCTGCCGACGACGCCGACGAGACGCCGGCACCGTCGTCGGGTCGCGTGTTCGCGCCGCCCTCGGCCCGCCGGGCCGCACGCGAACTCGGCGTCGACATCGCCGCCGTCGAGGGGAGCGGTCCAGGCGGGCGCGTCACCGAGGGCGACGTGCGCGCCCACGTCGAGTCCGACGGCGCGCCCGATACGGGTGCCGCCGGCGACGCCGACGGAGGCGACTCCTCCGGGCCGAAGCCGGTCGACATCGACGGCAAGCGGTCGGCAGTCTCTCGAAAGAACGGCGACGGCGAGGCCGCCGGAGCCGACGCGTCCGCGTCGGCAGCGTCGTCCGTCGAGGCGGCGGGTCGCGACCGGACGCTCGCGGTGCCGGCGACGCGCAAGGCCGCCGAGGAGGCGGGCGTCGACATCGACGACGTGCCGACCGACGAGACGCGCGACGGCGAGGCGTTCGTCTCGACCGAGCAGGTGCAGCAGTACGCGCAGGCCGTGAAAGAGGCGAAGGCCGCCGAGGCGGCGGCCGAGTCCGCGACGGCCGGCGGCGACGGGGCGACCGCGACCGCTGAGGGCGGCGACGGCGAGGCGGCCCCGTCTGCCGCGTCCGCCTCCCGGGAGCCGGAGACGGTCCCGTACCGCGGCGTCCGCCGCACCATCGGCACCCAGATGGCGGAGTCGAAGTACACGGCCCCGCACGTCAGCCACCACGACACGGCCGTCGTCGACGACCTCGTCGACACCCGCGCGGAGCTGAAAGCGCGCGCCGCCGAGCGCGACGTGAAGCTGACGTACATGCCGTTCGTGATGAAGGCGATCGTGGCCGGACTCAAGCAGTTCCCGTACCTCAACTCCGAGCTTCGCGAGGACGACGAGGAGATCCTCCTCAAGAAGGAGTACAACGTCGGCATCGCGGTCGCGACCGACGCGGGGCTGATGGTCCCCGTGGTCGAGGACGTCGACGAGAAGGGGCTGCTGCGGATCGCCGAGGAGGTGAACGACCTGGCCGCCCGCGCCCGCGACCGGAAGCTCGCCCGCGAGGAGATGCAGGGCGGCACCTTCACGATCACCAACTTCGGCGCGGTCGGCGGCGAGTACGCCACCCCGATCATCAACTACCCCGAGACGGCGATCATGGGACTGGGCGCGATCGACGAGCGACCGGTCGCCGAGGACGGCGAGGTGCGGGCGGCCCACACGCTGCCGCTGTCGCTGTCGATCGACCACCGCGTCATCGACGGCGCGGAGGCGGGGCGGTTCACGAACTTCGTGATGGAGCGGCTGGAGAACCCCGAGCTGTTGCTGCTGGAGTAG
- the rnz gene encoding ribonuclease Z, with protein sequence MIRVTFLGTSGAVPTVSRAPSAVHLNREGDEFLFDCGEGTQRQMMRFGTGFGLSHLFVSHLHGDHVLGIPGLVQSLDFNDREEPLAIHGPPGSKRHLTELVHAVGHDPGFPVTVREVRPGAVALDREEYEVRAFETNHRTSSVGYALVEADRKGRFDREKAEAELGIPPGPAYGRLHAGETIELDDGRVVDPEEVVGPPRPGRRVVYTGDTRPVEATVEAAENADLLVHDATFLHEAVDRARKTAHSTAREAAEVADRAEAKRLALTHLSSRYAGRAHELEREAAEAFDGEAFLPDDGEEIEVPFPDADDE encoded by the coding sequence ATGATCCGGGTCACCTTCCTCGGCACGAGCGGCGCGGTGCCGACGGTGTCGCGCGCCCCCAGCGCGGTCCACCTGAACCGCGAGGGCGACGAGTTCCTGTTCGACTGCGGGGAGGGCACCCAGCGGCAGATGATGCGCTTCGGGACCGGCTTCGGACTCTCGCACCTGTTCGTCTCGCACCTCCACGGCGACCACGTGCTCGGCATCCCCGGGCTCGTCCAGAGCCTCGATTTCAACGACCGAGAGGAGCCGCTGGCGATCCACGGCCCGCCCGGTTCGAAACGCCACCTCACGGAACTGGTGCACGCGGTCGGCCACGACCCCGGGTTTCCGGTCACCGTCCGCGAGGTCCGCCCCGGCGCGGTCGCGCTCGACCGCGAGGAGTACGAGGTTCGGGCCTTCGAGACGAACCACCGCACCTCCTCGGTCGGCTACGCGCTCGTCGAGGCCGACCGCAAGGGCCGGTTCGACCGCGAGAAGGCCGAAGCGGAACTGGGGATCCCGCCCGGGCCGGCGTACGGGAGGCTCCACGCGGGGGAGACGATCGAGTTGGACGACGGGCGCGTCGTCGACCCGGAGGAGGTCGTCGGCCCGCCGCGGCCCGGCCGCCGGGTCGTCTACACCGGCGACACCCGCCCGGTGGAGGCGACCGTCGAGGCCGCCGAGAACGCCGACCTACTCGTCCACGATGCGACGTTCCTCCACGAGGCGGTCGACCGCGCGCGCAAGACCGCCCACTCGACGGCGCGAGAGGCCGCCGAGGTCGCCGACCGCGCCGAGGCGAAGCGACTCGCGCTCACGCACCTCTCCTCGCGGTACGCCGGCCGGGCGCACGAACTGGAGCGGGAGGCCGCGGAGGCGTTCGACGGCGAGGCGTTCCTGCCCGACGACGGCGAGGAGATCGAGGTCCCGTTCCCCGACGCCGACGACGAGTGA
- a CDS encoding alpha-ketoacid dehydrogenase subunit beta, whose amino-acid sequence MSSQEQDQATQNLTLVQSVRDALATEMESDDDVLVMGEDVGKNGGVFRATEGLYDEFGEDRVIDTPLAESGIIGTAVGMAAMGLKPVPEIQFSGFMYPGFDQIVSHMARLRTRSRSRYTLPMVLRAPYGGGIRAPEHHSESKEAFYAHEAGLKVVMPSTPYDTKGLLISAIRDPDPVIFLEPKLIYRAFRGEVPEDDYEVPIGEATTRREGSDVSVFTYGAMTRPSLEAAEELAEEGIDAEVVDLRTVSPMDREAIVESFKKTGRACVVHEAPRTGGLAGEITATLQEEALLYQEAPIQRVTGYDVPYPLYALEDYYMPNAARVADGIKEAVDF is encoded by the coding sequence ATGAGCAGTCAAGAACAAGATCAAGCCACGCAGAACCTGACGCTGGTACAGTCGGTCCGCGACGCGCTCGCGACCGAGATGGAGTCGGACGACGACGTGCTCGTGATGGGCGAGGACGTCGGCAAAAACGGCGGCGTCTTCCGCGCCACCGAGGGCCTGTACGACGAGTTCGGCGAGGACCGCGTCATCGACACTCCGCTGGCGGAGTCGGGCATCATCGGCACGGCGGTCGGCATGGCCGCGATGGGGCTGAAGCCGGTGCCGGAGATCCAGTTCTCCGGGTTCATGTACCCCGGGTTCGACCAGATCGTGAGCCACATGGCCCGCCTGCGCACTCGGTCGCGGAGCCGGTACACGCTGCCGATGGTGCTCCGTGCGCCGTACGGCGGGGGCATCCGCGCGCCAGAACACCACTCCGAGTCGAAGGAGGCGTTCTACGCCCACGAGGCCGGGCTGAAGGTGGTGATGCCCTCGACGCCGTACGACACGAAGGGCCTGCTCATCTCGGCGATCCGCGACCCGGACCCGGTGATCTTCCTGGAGCCGAAGCTCATCTACCGCGCCTTCCGAGGCGAGGTACCCGAAGACGACTACGAGGTGCCGATCGGCGAGGCGACGACCCGCCGCGAGGGGTCGGACGTGTCCGTGTTCACCTACGGCGCGATGACGCGCCCCTCGCTCGAGGCGGCCGAGGAGCTTGCCGAGGAGGGGATCGACGCGGAGGTCGTCGACCTCAGAACGGTCTCGCCGATGGACCGCGAGGCCATCGTCGAGTCGTTCAAGAAGACCGGTCGCGCGTGCGTCGTCCACGAGGCTCCGAGGACAGGCGGGCTCGCCGGCGAGATAACCGCCACGCTCCAGGAGGAGGCGCTGCTGTACCAGGAGGCTCCGATACAGCGCGTGACGGGCTACGACGTGCCGTATCCGCTGTACGCCCTGGAGGACTACTACATGCCGAACGCGGCGCGAGTCGCCGACGGTATCAAGGAGGCCGTGGACTTCTGA
- the lipA gene encoding lipoyl synthase → MSSRRRKPDWLKMRPPSGQRFAEIKSTLREHDLHTVCEEANCPNLGECWSGGGDAPPNAEAADAADANESGPGPGTGPGTATFMLMGDRCSRGCNFCDVETGGMEPLDTDEPANVASAVAEIGLDYVVLTSVDRDDLADGGSRHFAETIRAIKRRDPSILVEVLIPDFGGDPDAIDRIVDAGPDVIAHNIETVERLQWPVRDRRAGYGQTLDVLERVDRESDIHTKTSVMLGLGEYDHEVYRTLRDLRSVGVDIVTLGQYLQPSRSHLDVFEYVHPDAFDTWARVAEEELGFLYCASGPMVRSSYKAGELFVEALVREGTSVEAAREAARAAD, encoded by the coding sequence ATGAGTAGTCGGCGGCGCAAGCCCGACTGGCTGAAGATGCGGCCGCCTTCCGGCCAGCGATTCGCCGAGATCAAGTCCACGCTCCGCGAGCACGACCTCCACACGGTGTGTGAGGAGGCCAACTGTCCCAACCTCGGGGAGTGCTGGTCAGGAGGCGGCGATGCTCCCCCGAACGCGGAGGCGGCGGACGCCGCCGACGCGAACGAGAGCGGTCCCGGTCCCGGCACCGGCCCGGGCACGGCGACGTTCATGCTGATGGGCGACCGCTGCTCGCGCGGGTGCAACTTCTGCGACGTGGAGACCGGCGGGATGGAGCCGCTTGACACCGACGAACCGGCGAACGTCGCGAGCGCGGTCGCCGAGATCGGCCTCGATTACGTCGTGCTCACCTCCGTCGACCGCGACGACCTCGCCGACGGCGGCTCCCGGCACTTCGCGGAGACGATCCGCGCGATCAAACGGCGCGACCCCTCGATCCTCGTCGAGGTGCTCATCCCCGACTTCGGCGGCGACCCCGACGCGATCGATCGGATCGTCGACGCCGGCCCGGACGTGATCGCCCACAACATCGAGACGGTCGAGCGCCTCCAGTGGCCCGTCCGCGACCGCCGGGCGGGCTACGGACAGACGCTCGACGTGCTCGAACGGGTGGACCGCGAGTCCGACATCCACACGAAGACGAGCGTCATGCTCGGCCTCGGCGAGTACGACCACGAGGTGTACCGCACCCTCCGTGACCTGCGGAGCGTCGGCGTCGACATCGTCACGCTCGGACAGTACCTCCAGCCGTCGCGCTCGCACCTGGACGTGTTCGAGTACGTCCACCCCGACGCCTTCGACACTTGGGCGCGCGTCGCCGAGGAGGAACTGGGCTTCCTCTACTGCGCCTCCGGCCCGATGGTCCGCTCCTCGTACAAGGCGGGCGAACTCTTCGTCGAGGCGCTCGTTCGCGAGGGGACGAGCGTCGAGGCGGCCCGCGAGGCCGCCCGCGCCGCCGACTGA
- the ilvA gene encoding threonine ammonia-lyase has protein sequence MSDLVTVTDIRRARERFDPEIVRETPVERSRSLSEMSGADVRLKMEHLQRTGSFKTRGASNKIHELVAGGASRSDAGDAERVVAASAGNHAQGVALAATNAGIPSTVVMPEDAPQAKVDATRGYGAEVVLRGREFQVAVAHARDLADEPGAVFVHAYDDPAIVAGQGTLGLEIAEQVPDLDTVIVPIGGGGLIGGVATALAAVAPEVRVVGVQADDAATVPESLDKGEPVDREETRTIADGIATGGVADLTYDLIERHVDEVVTVSDDEIAHAILTLLGRAKQLVEGAGAASVAGLLSGRVDVTDETVVPLLCGGNIDMSMLDTVLEHAMTDRDQLLRLRVRIEDEPGELSTLSTVLADRGANVRHVRHDRAVGELRVGEAYLTFEVNTSGREHATQLIDAIDERGYEVTRIN, from the coding sequence ATGTCCGACCTCGTCACCGTCACCGACATCCGGCGGGCCCGCGAGCGATTCGACCCGGAGATCGTTCGCGAGACGCCGGTCGAGCGCTCGCGGTCGCTCTCGGAGATGAGCGGCGCGGACGTGCGCCTCAAGATGGAACACCTCCAGCGCACCGGCTCGTTCAAGACCCGCGGTGCGTCGAACAAGATCCACGAGCTCGTCGCGGGCGGCGCGAGCCGGTCGGACGCGGGCGACGCCGAGCGCGTCGTCGCCGCGAGCGCCGGCAACCACGCCCAGGGGGTCGCGCTGGCGGCCACGAACGCCGGGATCCCCTCGACGGTCGTCATGCCCGAGGACGCCCCGCAGGCGAAGGTCGACGCCACCCGCGGCTACGGCGCGGAGGTCGTCCTCCGCGGCCGGGAGTTCCAGGTCGCGGTCGCCCACGCCCGCGACCTGGCCGACGAGCCCGGAGCCGTCTTCGTTCACGCCTACGACGACCCTGCGATCGTCGCCGGCCAGGGTACGCTCGGCCTCGAAATTGCCGAACAGGTGCCGGATCTCGACACCGTGATCGTGCCCATCGGCGGGGGCGGCCTCATCGGGGGAGTCGCCACCGCCCTCGCGGCGGTCGCCCCCGAGGTGCGCGTCGTCGGCGTGCAGGCCGATGACGCCGCGACCGTGCCCGAGAGCCTCGACAAGGGCGAACCCGTCGACCGCGAGGAGACCCGCACCATCGCCGACGGCATCGCGACCGGCGGCGTCGCCGACCTCACCTACGACCTCATCGAGCGCCATGTCGACGAGGTGGTCACCGTCAGCGACGACGAGATCGCCCACGCCATCCTCACGCTCCTGGGGCGCGCCAAGCAACTGGTCGAGGGCGCGGGCGCGGCCTCGGTCGCCGGCCTCCTGTCTGGTCGCGTCGACGTGACCGACGAGACGGTCGTCCCGCTGCTGTGCGGCGGCAACATCGACATGTCGATGCTCGACACCGTGCTCGAACACGCGATGACCGACCGCGACCAACTGCTGCGCCTGCGCGTCCGCATCGAGGACGAGCCCGGTGAGCTGTCGACGCTGTCGACGGTCCTCGCCGACCGCGGCGCGAACGTCCGTCACGTCCGCCACGACCGCGCCGTCGGGGAGCTCCGCGTCGGCGAGGCGTACCTCACCTTCGAGGTGAACACGTCCGGACGCGAACACGCCACCCAGCTCATCGACGCGATCGACGAGCGCGGCTACGAGGTAACCCGGATAAACTGA